The Cellulomonas sp. S1-8 genome has a window encoding:
- a CDS encoding Gfo/Idh/MocA family protein produces the protein MARTEDPRTAPPIRWGIIGPGGIASQFANSVREFTRAQLVAVGSRHRDRAERFATGHGIPTTHVGYRDLVEDPQVDAVYVATPHSEHREHALLAIRAGKHVLVEKAFTRNVAEAQEVFDAAREAGVFVMEAMWTRFLPHVAALHQVIEAGEIGDIVSIRADHGQFFPFDAASRLYDPALAGGALLDLGVYPVSWAHDFLGVPTGVHAYGQLTSTGVDGQIAMVLEYGQNTIATLNTTLWSKTPTTSSISGTEGFIRVAGSFYAPTVFRVERRDGRQWTFEQPSPRGLQYEAAEVARRVAAGETESPLMSWQHTLDVMTTMDEVRRQVGVVYPGEGGA, from the coding sequence ATGGCTCGCACCGAGGACCCCCGCACCGCACCGCCGATCCGCTGGGGCATCATCGGCCCCGGCGGCATCGCCAGCCAGTTCGCGAACTCCGTCCGTGAGTTCACGCGCGCGCAGCTCGTCGCCGTCGGCTCGCGCCACCGCGACCGCGCCGAGCGGTTCGCGACCGGGCACGGCATCCCGACGACGCACGTCGGCTACCGCGACCTCGTCGAGGACCCGCAGGTCGACGCGGTGTACGTCGCGACCCCCCACTCGGAGCACCGCGAGCACGCGCTGCTGGCGATCCGGGCCGGCAAGCACGTGCTCGTCGAGAAGGCGTTCACGCGCAACGTCGCCGAGGCGCAGGAGGTCTTCGACGCGGCACGCGAGGCCGGCGTCTTCGTCATGGAGGCGATGTGGACGCGGTTCCTGCCGCACGTCGCCGCGCTGCACCAGGTGATCGAGGCGGGCGAGATCGGCGACATCGTCAGCATCCGGGCGGACCACGGGCAGTTCTTCCCGTTCGACGCCGCGAGCCGGCTGTACGACCCGGCGCTCGCCGGGGGCGCGCTGCTCGACCTCGGGGTGTACCCGGTGTCGTGGGCGCACGACTTCCTCGGGGTGCCGACGGGCGTGCACGCGTACGGGCAGCTGACGAGCACGGGCGTCGACGGGCAGATCGCGATGGTCCTGGAGTACGGCCAGAACACGATCGCGACGCTGAACACGACGCTGTGGTCGAAGACGCCGACGACGTCGTCGATCTCCGGCACCGAGGGCTTCATCCGGGTCGCGGGCAGCTTCTACGCGCCGACCGTGTTCCGGGTGGAGCGCCGCGACGGGCGGCAGTGGACGTTCGAGCAGCCGTCGCCCCGGGGCCTGCAGTACGAGGCCGCCGAGGTCGCGCGGCGGGTGGCCGCCGGCGAGACCGAGAGCCCGCTGATGAGCTGGCAGCACACCCTCGACGTCATGACGACGATGGACGAGGTGCGCCGCCAGGTCGGCGTCGTCTACCCGGGCGAGGGCGGGGCCTGA
- the tmk gene encoding dTMP kinase, whose protein sequence is MSTDPVPAGDDAAPAGVFVSFEGGDGVGKSTQVALLGEHLTSLGREVVVTREPGGTALGLELRRAVLHGEHLDPRTEALLYATDRAHHVASLVRPALARGAVVLTDRYLDSSVAYQGSGRGLGADEVERLSLWAVEGLLPHVTVLLDLDPVVGLARLTGDPDRLESAGDAFHRATRDAFLARAAADPDRWLVIDATLPAQDVAALVRARVAPLLGGVATPGRGDAA, encoded by the coding sequence GTGAGCACCGACCCCGTACCCGCCGGCGACGACGCGGCACCCGCGGGGGTGTTCGTGTCGTTCGAGGGCGGGGATGGCGTGGGCAAGTCCACGCAGGTCGCGCTGCTGGGCGAGCACCTGACGTCCCTGGGCCGCGAGGTCGTCGTGACGCGGGAGCCGGGCGGGACGGCCCTGGGTCTCGAGCTGCGGCGCGCGGTGCTGCACGGCGAGCACCTCGACCCGCGGACGGAGGCGCTGCTGTACGCCACGGACCGCGCGCACCACGTCGCCTCGCTCGTGCGGCCGGCGCTCGCCCGTGGGGCCGTCGTCCTGACGGACCGGTACCTCGACTCGTCGGTCGCGTACCAGGGCTCGGGCCGCGGGCTCGGCGCGGACGAGGTCGAGCGGCTGTCGCTGTGGGCCGTCGAAGGGCTGCTGCCGCACGTGACCGTCCTGCTCGACCTGGACCCCGTGGTCGGGCTCGCGCGCCTGACGGGCGACCCGGACCGGCTCGAGTCCGCGGGCGACGCGTTCCACCGCGCGACGCGCGACGCGTTCCTCGCGCGTGCCGCCGCGGACCCCGACCGGTGGCTCGTCATCGACGCGACGCTGCCCGCGCAGGACGTCGCGGCCCTGGTGCGCGCCCGGGTCGCGCCGCTGCTCGGCGGCGTGGCGACCCCCGGCAGAGGGGATGCGGCGTGA